CGAAGGCCTTGAGATTGTCCGGCTGCGCGAGGAAAGCCAGGAAGCTGCGGGCAAGGGGCTTGTTCTTCGCCCCGCTCGGGATGGTCACCCCATTGACCGAGATTTCCTCGGCCTTGGGCACCGACGGGTCGATCACCGGGAACGGAAAGAAGCCGATGTTGCCATGGGCCTCGGCGGGAAGCGAGGTGAGGACATACGGCCCGAGCAGATACATGGCGGCCTTGCCCTGAGCGAGGAACGGAATTGCCTCCTGCCAACCGTAGGACGACGCGTTGTCGAGGAAATAGCCCTTGCCGATCGGCTCACCCCATTTTGCGAAAACCGCCTTCACGCGTGGATCCGTGTAAGAGGCCTTGCCGTCCATAAGCTGCATGTGGAAATCAAGGCCATTCATGCGCATGTCGAGATAATCGAACCACAGTGCGTTGGCCCAGAGATCGCGGGTCCCGATGGTGAAGGGAGTAATGCCGGACGCCTTGATCTTAGCCGCTGCGGCCATCAGTTCGTCCCACGTCGCTGGCGGTGCGACTCCGACTTTTTCGAACACCTGCTTGTTATAGAAGAACCCCCATGTCGTGAAGTTCGTCGGCATCATGTACTGCTTGTCGCCTTCGGAGACAGCCGGCAGCCAGGGCTTCATCACGTCCGTCAGATTGTTCTCGGCAAAGAAGCCGCTCATATCGTCGAACAGGTTGCGCTTGGTAAAGGTCTTCATGCGCGCGCCGGTGAACCAGAAGGCGACGTCGGGCGGGTTGGTGACAAGAAAGTTTCGGATCGAGGTTTTGTAGGACTCCACGTCGCTGTAGTTGATCGTGACCTTGACTCCTGGATTCTTGGCCTCGAAATCCGCGGCAATCTTGTTCATCGCCGCCTTCTGCCCGGCGCCGCTGCGGTCGGAATTAACGACGAGCGTCTGCTCATCGGCGGCGTAAACCCCGGTGGGCAGCGTGATAGCCGCGGCCATGCCCAACACGGCGACGGCGGCTCCAAGGGCTCGTCGGCTGATGCGCCGGCGTGAATTGGACGTGGTGGTGGCCGAACGGTCGGTCATGCGTTTCTCCCCATACACTTCTTGTGGCTGATTGGATGGTGGCGCGGGTGCAGCTCGGCGTTCAGGCCAGCCGTCGGCCCGAAGCCGTGTCAAACAGGTGGACGCGGGCGGCATCGGGAAGGATGCGGATGGTCTCCCCGGGCTTCGGCAACACGCGGTCGCGGAACACGCAGACGATTTCCTGCGAACCGCTGCGAACCACGATCTGGGTTTCGGAACCCGTGGGCTCCACCACCACGACCTCGACAGGGACGCCTGCGTCGGTCAGACTAAAATGCTCAGGTCGGATGCCATAGACCGCCGCGCGCTCGCTCGCCGGAGCGACATCACTGAGCGGCAGCCGAAAGCCGTCTTGGGTGATGAAAGTGTTGCCCTCAGTCCGCCCATTCAGGAAGTTCATGGCCGGCGACCCAATGAAGCCGGCGACGAATATGTTGTCCGGCCGATCGTAGAGATCGAGCGGTGCGCCGATCTGTTCGATGGCGCCATCACGCATGACCACGATCTTGCTGGCCATGGTCATGGCTTCGATCTGGTCGTGCGTCACGTAAATCGTCGTGGTCTTCAGGCGCTGATGCAGTTCTTTGATTTCGGAGCGCATGGCAACGCGCAACTTGGCATCGAGATTTGACAGAGGTTCGTCGAAGAGAAAGACCTGCGGATCGCGCACGATGGCGCGGCCCATGGCCACGCGCTGGCGCTGGCCGCCGGAGAGCTGGCGGGGGTAGCGGTCGAGCAGGGCGCCGAGGCCGAGAATCCGCGCGGCGTGGTCGACGCGCTGGGTGATCGCCTCTTTCGGCGCCTTCCGCAAGTTGAGGGAGAACGCCATGTTCTCCGCCACCGTCATGTGCGGGTAAAGTGCGTAGCTTTGGAACACCATGGCGATGTCGCGTTCCTTCGGCGGAACGTTGTTCACCACGCGTGGCCCGATGCGGATTTCGCCGGCAGATACGGTTTCAAGGCCGGCGATCATACGCAAGAGCGTGGATTTCCCGCAACCGGACGGACCAACGAGAATAACGAACTCTCCGTCCTCGATGTCCACCGAGACGCCGCGGAGAATGTGCGTCGCGCCGAAGCTTTTGTGCACGTTGGCGATGTTCACAGAAGTCATGTGCGCCTTGCTCGAAACTGTGTGAGATGGGCGAGCCGGCTCCGAGAACCGGCCCAACCTCTCGCAGGCGCGCCCCTCGGTCGTATCGCTTGGGCGAGGCCCTTGTGGCAGCCCCGGATTGTTTTGAAAACTAACATTGACGGGTTGGGTCGTCAATGCGATAGTTACTTATCAATAAGTAAGTTTTTCGACACCGAGCGAGCAGGATGACCGAATGACGGAAGGATTGATGCCGACACAGGGCATTGCGGCTGGACGCAAGCTTGCGGCGGGTGAGTATGGGTTCGACGATGTCGATACATGCGACTCGTATGAGACCGCGGGTGTCACCGTGACCGAAACGCACGTCGTTGGTTTCGCAGGGCTTTCGGGCGATCTCTTCGACGTGCACATGGATGACCAATTCGCCCGGGAGGCCGGCTTCCCCGGCCGCATCGCGCATGGCCTGCTGGGGCTTGCCCTGGCCGACGGTCTCAAGACCCGCTGCAAGGTCCATCTCAAGGGGATCGCGACGCTGAGCTGGAACTGGTCTTTCCGGGCGCCGTTGATGATCGGCGACCGGATCCATGTGCGGATCACGATCAGGGCGAAGCGCGCCACCAAGCGGTCCGATCGCGGCATCGTCACGCTCGGCATGGAAGTGATCAACCAGGACGGGGTCGTTGTCCAGGATGGCGAGTCGCTTCTCTTGATGCGGGCGGGAACACCCGGAGTCACGACTTGACCCGCAGCGCAACTTCGTTCATGCGAAGAACTGTTAACGCCTGGACTGGATAGACGAATGCCGCGAAAGCAGACCTCAGATACGTTACCGGCCGGGCGCTCCAGCATGCCGGACAGCATCAAAGCCATCGCGACCGAGTTGCTGATCGCTCACGGCTATCATGGGATGAACTTCCGGAGCATAGCGGAGCAACTCGACATCACGACGACCAACATTCATTACCATTTCGGCAACAAACAGCGGCTCGTCGATGAGGTTGTCCAGGACTACGTGGCGGATGCCACCGCCCGTCACCGGGCGATCTGGCTTGACGAGAAAATAACCCTGGCAGACAAACTGCGCCGGGTGGTTGATTACAACTATGAACGCTACAAACGGTTCAATCGCGGAAAGCACACGGGTCAGCCCTGGAGTCTGATCGGGCGGCTTCGGTTGGAAAGCAATGTTTTGAGCGAGGTCGCCCGCGCCAGCCTCGCCTCTTTCACCACCTCCGTCCACGATGCCATCCGGCTCGCGGTCGAAATGGCCTGGCAGAAGGGGGAATTGCGTCCCGACACGCCACGGGAGGATTTGGCCTTCCTGATCATCAACATCGTGAACAGCTCCTCGGTGTTCACGCAGGACGCCGGCAGCTTCGAGCGGCTGGAGTTGTTTTTCGAGGCCTTCGTCCGCGTCATGCTCTCTGCGTATGCGGCCGACCCAATTGCGGCCGGCACCACACCAGCCAAGCTCGACGCCGCCAGCGGCGCGGCGGATGCGTCCGCGGCGATGGCCGGAAGCGGAGAGCCCGCTTCCGAACCGGCCCCGGCGCGGACCAGCCGGACACGACGGGCCAAAAAGGCCTGAGCTGGCCGCGCCGCCGCACCGGCGGCGGTTGCCCGCAATGTCGCTCCAGCGCACGGGCGACAACCGATGAAAATCATGCCGCGAAACTGTCCAGTATGCTGACGAAGCTGTTGCGCCGTCCCAAATTTTGACTTATCAGTAAGTAAGTTTGCACCGCTGGTGCACCGAAAATCATGAAAAGGAAGGACCATGCGGGTCATTACAGCTGACGCTGCGGCGGCGCTCGTGCACGATGGCGACACCGTTCTCATTGCCGGCTCGGGCGCTGGTCATGGAGTACCGGAGTCCTTGATCGAAGCCGTGGAGCGCCGCTTCCTGTCCTCCGGACTGCCGAAGTCGATCACCTCCATCCATCCGGTCGGCATCGGGAACCGCGGCGAACGGGGGGCATCCCGCCTCGCGCATGCGGGCCTTCTGAAGCGGATTGTCTGCGGCACCATCGTGGACGCGCCGCCGGTCGCGGCGATGGCGAGCCGCAATGAAATTGAAGCCTACACCCTGCCGCAAGGCGCCCTGTCCCAGCTTCTGCGCGAGATCGCGGCCGGCCGGCCCGGCCTGCTCACCCACGTCGGACTTCACACCTTCGTTGACCCCCGCATTTCGGGTGGCCGGCAGAGCACCCGCTCGACGGAAGAACTCGTGGAGCTGGTCGAGCTGAAGGGGCGGGAGTGGCTGTTCTATAAGCCCTTCGGGATCGACGTGGCCTTCCTGCGTGGAACCACGGCGGACGAAGATGGCAATATCTCCATGGAGCATGAGGCGATCTTCGGCGACGCGCTGTCGATGGCCCAGGCGACGAAACGCTGCGGCGGCCTGGTCATCGTCCAGGTGAAGCGTCTCGCCCGCCGTGGCACGCTACCGGGCAAGACCGTAAAGGTTCCCGGAATGCTGGTCGACGCCGTGGTGGTCGCGTCGGACCAGGCTCAGACCTACCAGACCGCCCACGACCCGGCCTTCGCCGGCGAGCTGCGCATCCCGCTCGACGCCTTTCCCAAGCTGCCGCTGGACGAGCGCAAGATCGTCGCCCGGCGCTGCGCCATGGAGCTGGAGGCGGGCGCCGTCTGCAACGTCGGATCCGGGATCTGCACAGGCATCGGCTTGGTTGGCGCCGAGGAGGGCGTCCTCGACCACATCGTCCTGACCAACGAACAGGGCCTGATTGGTGGCGCCCCGGCCAGCGGTCTCGACGCCGGCGCTTCGCGCAACTACGCCGCCATGATCGATCAGCCCTACCAGTTCGACTTCTACGATGGCGGCGGTCTGGATATTG
The Azospirillum sp. TSA2s DNA segment above includes these coding regions:
- a CDS encoding ABC transporter substrate-binding protein, producing MTDRSATTTSNSRRRISRRALGAAVAVLGMAAAITLPTGVYAADEQTLVVNSDRSGAGQKAAMNKIAADFEAKNPGVKVTINYSDVESYKTSIRNFLVTNPPDVAFWFTGARMKTFTKRNLFDDMSGFFAENNLTDVMKPWLPAVSEGDKQYMMPTNFTTWGFFYNKQVFEKVGVAPPATWDELMAAAAKIKASGITPFTIGTRDLWANALWFDYLDMRMNGLDFHMQLMDGKASYTDPRVKAVFAKWGEPIGKGYFLDNASSYGWQEAIPFLAQGKAAMYLLGPYVLTSLPAEAHGNIGFFPFPVIDPSVPKAEEISVNGVTIPSGAKNKPLARSFLAFLAQPDNLKAFALGGAVLPARTDVDITGDAFAQSQMALAKNAQGSAQFYDRDTDPEMAQVGMKGFQEFLANPKRSDTVLERLEAARQRIFK
- a CDS encoding ABC transporter ATP-binding protein, coding for MTSVNIANVHKSFGATHILRGVSVDIEDGEFVILVGPSGCGKSTLLRMIAGLETVSAGEIRIGPRVVNNVPPKERDIAMVFQSYALYPHMTVAENMAFSLNLRKAPKEAITQRVDHAARILGLGALLDRYPRQLSGGQRQRVAMGRAIVRDPQVFLFDEPLSNLDAKLRVAMRSEIKELHQRLKTTTIYVTHDQIEAMTMASKIVVMRDGAIEQIGAPLDLYDRPDNIFVAGFIGSPAMNFLNGRTEGNTFITQDGFRLPLSDVAPASERAAVYGIRPEHFSLTDAGVPVEVVVVEPTGSETQIVVRSGSQEIVCVFRDRVLPKPGETIRILPDAARVHLFDTASGRRLA
- a CDS encoding MaoC/PaaZ C-terminal domain-containing protein, translating into MTEGLMPTQGIAAGRKLAAGEYGFDDVDTCDSYETAGVTVTETHVVGFAGLSGDLFDVHMDDQFAREAGFPGRIAHGLLGLALADGLKTRCKVHLKGIATLSWNWSFRAPLMIGDRIHVRITIRAKRATKRSDRGIVTLGMEVINQDGVVVQDGESLLLMRAGTPGVTT
- a CDS encoding TetR/AcrR family transcriptional regulator — encoded protein: MPDSIKAIATELLIAHGYHGMNFRSIAEQLDITTTNIHYHFGNKQRLVDEVVQDYVADATARHRAIWLDEKITLADKLRRVVDYNYERYKRFNRGKHTGQPWSLIGRLRLESNVLSEVARASLASFTTSVHDAIRLAVEMAWQKGELRPDTPREDLAFLIINIVNSSSVFTQDAGSFERLELFFEAFVRVMLSAYAADPIAAGTTPAKLDAASGAADASAAMAGSGEPASEPAPARTSRTRRAKKA
- a CDS encoding acyl CoA:acetate/3-ketoacid CoA transferase; this translates as MRVITADAAAALVHDGDTVLIAGSGAGHGVPESLIEAVERRFLSSGLPKSITSIHPVGIGNRGERGASRLAHAGLLKRIVCGTIVDAPPVAAMASRNEIEAYTLPQGALSQLLREIAAGRPGLLTHVGLHTFVDPRISGGRQSTRSTEELVELVELKGREWLFYKPFGIDVAFLRGTTADEDGNISMEHEAIFGDALSMAQATKRCGGLVIVQVKRLARRGTLPGKTVKVPGMLVDAVVVASDQAQTYQTAHDPAFAGELRIPLDAFPKLPLDERKIVARRCAMELEAGAVCNVGSGICTGIGLVGAEEGVLDHIVLTNEQGLIGGAPASGLDAGASRNYAAMIDQPYQFDFYDGGGLDIAFLSAVEVDAQGSVNISRFANRVVGIGGFVNISQNAKKMVFGGTFTAGGLKIEAGNGTLAIREEGRHHKFVNTLEQISYSGPYAQSRGQVTLFVTERAVFQTTERGLELIEIAPGIDLERDVLGQMDFRPAISDSLRIMDSRLFRPEPMGLAEGFAGKSRPVHPRLAS